The segment TGTTACTAGTTTGTTTACTAGATTTGGACTTTGCTTTATATCGATATCCTTAAAAAAGGAAACTAAGGCTTTATCCCCCTCTACTTGTAATACCCTATCTTTCTTGCGTAAATACGAAGCTATTTCTGTCTTTGCTTTAGCAGTCGTTGCAAAGTTTTCCCAAAAAGGTTCAACCCTTTCTTGTTGAGATGTAAGGATTTCAACTTGATCACCACTCTGAAGTCTATGACTTAAAGGAACTAGTTTGTGGTTTACTTTAGCTCCAATGCAGTGGATTCCTATATCTGTATGTAGGGCGAATGCAAAATCTAGCGCTGTAGAGTTCTGTGGCATTGTTTTGATATCTCCCTTAGGAGTGAATACGAAAATTTCTGAGGCAAATAAATTTAATTTTATAGTATCAAGAAAATCCATTGCATCTGGCTGTGGATCGTCTAATATTTCCTTAATGGTTTTAAGCCATTTTTCTAATTCGCCTTCATCTTCACTACCTCCTCCTTCTTTGTATTTCCAGTGAGCAGCAAAACCTTGTTCTGCAATGTCGTTCATTCTTTCACTTCTGATTTGAACCTCAATCCACTGACCATTGTTTGCCATTAAAGTAACATGAAGGGCTTGGTAACCATTTGCTTTCGGGTGGCTAACCCAATCTCTTAATCTATCAGGATGAGGCTTGTAAATCTTAGAAATAGCAACATAAATATCAAAGCAATCGTTTAATTCTTCCGCTTTACTTCTAGGTTCAAAGATTACACGAACTGCTAATATATCATAGATCTCTTCAAAAGGGATGTGCTTGGTTTGCATCTTGTTCCAGATGGAGTAGATGGATTTAATACGGGCAATAATACGGTACTGTATGCCCATCTTATCGAGTTCTCGCTTTATAGGAGTAGCAAATGTTTTGAATATCACATCACGTTCAGCAGCAGTTTCTTCTAGTTTTTTACTGATGAATTCATATTCTTGTGGATGCTCATACTTGAAGCTGAGGTTTTCTAGCTCTGTTTTGATTTTATATAAGCCTAAGCGATTAGCCAACGGAGCGTAAATGTATAGGGTTTCTCCTGCTATTTTATACTGTTTACTTGGTAGCATTGAACCGAGCGTTCTCATATTGTGTAAGCGATCGGCTATTTTTATCAAGATAACTCGAATGTCATCAGACATAGTAAGCAATAACTTCTTGAAGTTTTCTGCTTGAGCTGAAGCTCTATCTCCAAAAATACCACCAGATATCTTTGTTAATCCATCAACAATCTGTGCTATTTTAGGACCAAATATGTTTTCAATGTCGTCTACAGTATAGTCAGTATCTTCAACGACATCGTGAAGGAGAGCAGAACAAATTGAAGTAGATCCCAAACCAATTTCATTACACACTATTTTTGCCACAGCAATGGGGTGCATAATATAAGGTTCTCCAGATCTCCTACGGATGCCTTTATGAGCTTCATTTGCGAAATTAAAAGCCTTAGTAATGATTTCTATCCTTTTTCTATGTTTAGTTGCTAGGTAATCGTTTAACAACTCTTGAAAGGCTTCTTGAATCATCACCTCTTCGGCTTTTTCTTTTTCAGTTTGTTTATTCATTCAACTCAGCATTTATGGTTCTACTAGGTACAAAAATAGTTATTAATAGCAATAAGGCAACTAAAGGAACTACTTTATAATCTTCAATGTCTTACCGGCTCTAATATTATTGTTCTTAAGCCCATTCCATTGTTTCAATTTGCTTACACTAACGCCATGTTTACGAGCTATGGTAGATAAAGTATCCCCATTTTTAATCTTGTAATAAGTAGTTCTAGATGTTGGTGCTTTAGGTTTTTGCTTAGCTTCTACTTTTTTCCTATTTGTAAAATATTCGTCTCGTTTATAGTTGTATATAGAATCTTGATTTTCTATATATGTTGGGATGGTATAATGAGGTAATCTTAGCGCGTAAGGTTTGGTATTACCAGGAATAATATCTCTTTTATATTGAGGATTTAGACTTCTTAATTCTTCTTTGTCTATATTACAGATGCTACTAATTTGGTCGAAGTGAATTTCTTTATTAACAATTACAGTGTCGCTAACAACTGGTAATGTGCTTTCAATCGGGCATATATTATGATCACAATAATAGGTCATTATGTAGTTTGCCGCGATAAAGGCAGGAACATAACCCCTTGTCTCTTTGGGTAAATAATTGTAGATTTCCCAATAATCAGATTCACCTCCAGCACGTCGTATTGCTTTGTTTATATTACCTGGTCCACAATTATATGCAGCAATAACTAAGTTCCAATCGTGATAAATTTCATAAAGATCTTTTAGGTATCTAGCGGCAGACCATGTTGCTTTTATTGGATCTCTTCTATCATCTACTAAACTGTTTGTTTCTAATCCGTATTCTTTGCCTGTGCTGAGCATAAACTGCCATAATCCTGTTGCTCCAGCTCTTGATACGGCTGTTGGATTTAATGCAGATTCAATAATAGGTAGGTATTTTAGTTCTAATGGTAGGTTATAGGCATCTAGAGCTTCTTCAAAAATGGGGATGTAGAAATTAGTAGAACTAAGCATAATAGCTACCTGTTGTCTTAGCCTTACTGAATAAAGATCAATAAAACTACGTACAACAGAGTTGTATGGCATTTCCATAATAGATGGAATGCGACTTAGTCGATGATTGTATATAGAATCTGGGAAGAAAGGATTGTCTTTTGCTGTTTGACAGTCTTTCTGTAAGTCTAGATACTTTTGTGTTTTCCAGTCATTCAATAAGCTATCTATAGACCAAATCATGGTTTCAGGAATTTCTATATCTTCATCTATGGTTTGGTTCTGTATTTGCGCTTTACTTGTAACAGTCATGAATAGACTGATGAAGATGAATACGCTTACTATTACTTTCTTCATTATTTTATCCCTTGTATTCTTTAAAACGTAAACTTACACTGTAAGCCTACAGAATTATTTTGTAATATATTATTATTAGAAGTATTTGTATTGTTGTTTATTATTGTTGGTTCAATTCTCATACTTAAATCAGGTGTAATATCAAAGTTAGATAGCTCAGCATCTACATAGGCATCAATTATAGATAAAACGTAGACTCCAATAAAAGCAATGACACTTAAATCTCGGTAACGTCTAAATTTATCTTTCCTGTTTTTTAATATGGTTTCAAGTCTTCCTTCATCAATAGTTACATTAGGTGGAAGTAGCTCTAGGTAGCTATTGGTGTTTGGATTATTGTCTTTTAAATCTCTGTAAGCTTGAGAGTAATCTTTGTACATTGTGTTATTCCAATTAAGGGCATAAGCACAACCAGCAAAACCACCATAGAAAATGGGCAGTTTCCAGTATTTACGATTATAGATTTGTCCTCCTCCAGGGAATATAATAGCATACCATGTTGCTTTAGTAGGATTTGGTCTCCATTGATTCGGATCAATAGTTGGTTCATCCATAGGTGCTATTTTAGGGGTAGCATGATTTAAACTATCCAAGCGAGCTTGATTTATGGATTGAATGCTATCAGCCAACAAGATACTATCAGAGATGATGTTGCCTTGAGGGCTTACAGTGTCTATAGTACTCAAAAGAGAATCAATTTTTTGTTGACTCTCTAGTTGTTTAAGTACTTCTTCCTCTGTTTTTTGTTTTACTTCCTGAGCTTGTACCCGAGTGGTCATTAAGCTACCTATTAGTGTACCCAAAACAAGGAGGGTGTAATATATTAAGCTCTTTGCTTTATTCATTTATTTTTTGAGTGAATCAAATATTTCTATAATTCTTTCAAGCTCCTCTTCATTCCCAAAGGGGATGCTGATTTTTCCTTTTCCTTTGCTACTGCAAGTTAGTTGAACTTTTGTATTGAAAAAACCTGAAAGGTGTTGTTTAAGAATATTAAACTCTTCGGGTAATTGAGCATTTTGTTTCTTCTTACCTGAACTCAGCTCTTCACCAGCGTTTAGATCTTTTACAATCTCTTCCACTTTGCGAACTGAGTAGTTATTCTTGATGATATCTTTTAGTAGCTTTATTTGTAGCTTAGGGTTTTCGAGAGGCAATAAAGCTCGAGCATGT is part of the Bacteroides coprosuis DSM 18011 genome and harbors:
- a CDS encoding hypothetical protein (KEGG: bth:BT_4000 hypothetical protein~SPTR: Putative uncharacterized protein;~IMG reference gene:2504106378), whose protein sequence is MNKAKSLIYYTLLVLGTLIGSLMTTRVQAQEVKQKTEEEVLKQLESQQKIDSLLSTIDTVSPQGNIISDSILLADSIQSINQARLDSLNHATPKIAPMDEPTIDPNQWRPNPTKATWYAIIFPGGGQIYNRKYWKLPIFYGGFAGCAYALNWNNTMYKDYSQAYRDLKDNNPNTNSYLELLPPNVTIDEGRLETILKNRKDKFRRYRDLSVIAFIGVYVLSIIDAYVDAELSNFDITPDLSMRIEPTIINNNTNTSNNNILQNNSVGLQCKFTF
- a CDS encoding Lytic transglycosylase catalytic (COGs: COG0741 Soluble lytic murein transglycosylase and related regulatory protein (some contain LysM/invasin domains)~InterPro IPR008258:IPR018392:IPR002482~KEGG: bfs:BF0693 putative lytic murein transglycosylase~PFAM: Lytic transglycosylase-like, catalytic; Peptidoglycan-binding lysin domain~SMART: Peptidoglycan-binding Lysin subgroup~SPTR: Membrane-bound lytic murein transglycosylase D presursor;~IMG reference gene:2504106377~PFAM: Transglycosylase SLT domain; LysM domain), producing the protein MKKVIVSVFIFISLFMTVTSKAQIQNQTIDEDIEIPETMIWSIDSLLNDWKTQKYLDLQKDCQTAKDNPFFPDSIYNHRLSRIPSIMEMPYNSVVRSFIDLYSVRLRQQVAIMLSSTNFYIPIFEEALDAYNLPLELKYLPIIESALNPTAVSRAGATGLWQFMLSTGKEYGLETNSLVDDRRDPIKATWSAARYLKDLYEIYHDWNLVIAAYNCGPGNINKAIRRAGGESDYWEIYNYLPKETRGYVPAFIAANYIMTYYCDHNICPIESTLPVVSDTVIVNKEIHFDQISSICNIDKEELRSLNPQYKRDIIPGNTKPYALRLPHYTIPTYIENQDSIYNYKRDEYFTNRKKVEAKQKPKAPTSRTTYYKIKNGDTLSTIARKHGVSVSKLKQWNGLKNNNIRAGKTLKIIK
- a CDS encoding (p)ppGpp synthetase I, SpoT/RelA (COGs: COG0317 Guanosine polyphosphate pyrophosphohydrolase/synthetase~InterProIPR006674:IPR007685:IPR004095:IPR002912:IPR 003607:IPR004811~KEGG: bfs:BF0692 putative RelA/SpoT GTP pyrophosphokinase~PFAM: RelA/SpoT; Metal-dependent phosphohydrolase, HD subdomain; TGS; Amino acid-binding ACT~PRIAM: GTP diphosphokinase~SMART: RelA/SpoT; Metal-dependent phosphohydrolase, HD domain~SPTR: Putative uncharacterized protein;~TIGRFAM: RelA/SpoT protein~IMG reference gene:2504106376~PFAM: HD domain; TGS domain; Region found in RelA / SpoT proteins~TIGRFAM: (p)ppGpp synthetase, RelA/SpoT family); its protein translation is MNKQTEKEKAEEVMIQEAFQELLNDYLATKHRKRIEIITKAFNFANEAHKGIRRRSGEPYIMHPIAVAKIVCNEIGLGSTSICSALLHDVVEDTDYTVDDIENIFGPKIAQIVDGLTKISGGIFGDRASAQAENFKKLLLTMSDDIRVILIKIADRLHNMRTLGSMLPSKQYKIAGETLYIYAPLANRLGLYKIKTELENLSFKYEHPQEYEFISKKLEETAAERDVIFKTFATPIKRELDKMGIQYRIIARIKSIYSIWNKMQTKHIPFEEIYDILAVRVIFEPRSKAEELNDCFDIYVAISKIYKPHPDRLRDWVSHPKANGYQALHVTLMANNGQWIEVQIRSERMNDIAEQGFAAHWKYKEGGGSEDEGELEKWLKTIKEILDDPQPDAMDFLDTIKLNLFASEIFVFTPKGDIKTMPQNSTALDFAFALHTDIGIHCIGAKVNHKLVPLSHRLQSGDQVEILTSQQERVEPFWENFATTAKAKTEIASYLRKKDRVLQVEGDKALVSFFKDIDIKQSPNLVNKLVTLHSLKSREELTKAVGSGEILLGDLEKEQILGKQVPTWKKYLTFSFGNKTDKEMPKTTESVEQRVDPKKTFILTSEELNKTYQLASCCHPIPGDSVLGYLDENGRLFIHKRQCPVATRLKSSFGNRIIATAWDDNHTHSFLVIIYIKGIDSLGLLNDITQVISRQLNVNIKNITFNTDDGIFEGKIKIYVHDVDEVNSLTEELKKIQGIKQVSRIEE